Genomic window (Syngnathus typhle isolate RoL2023-S1 ecotype Sweden linkage group LG4, RoL_Styp_1.0, whole genome shotgun sequence):
GAGATTATTTTTGAAACGCACAAAGTGAATATAAGTTCTTTTGCCACTTCCATGTGTCCATGtagtcattaaaaaataatcataaaattACAAGTTCAAAATCCCACAGGTTTATGAATAATTTGGGGCTTAACTGTAAATGTAAAAGTAACGGAAGTGTAGCAATATTGATAAACACAATATGTTGTTTCTACATATTTATCCATATTGTGTTATCGGACACCTCCCGTTTACTTTTGAGAGAAATCAGGCAAATGAGCTCAAAACCCCAAAGTGACCTTGATTACACAGAAAAATTATGATTCTGCTCGTGTTGTCATTAAAGGACACCAGCTCAATGTTATTAGTCTGTCCCTTCCCCTACACAACCTTCTCTGGAGGTAGACAGACGGAGGAGAGGGGGTaataggggtgggggtcacgaGGCCCAGACACTCTGAGCTGCCCTGAGCTTTTGAGACAGCCTGCCAGCCCCTTTGTCCAGCAGCAACCTCCTTTCTTTAACCCTCCCCAACTTGCttcattacccccccccccccccttccccctttGTGTTTATGTACACTCACTTACCACATGGGGAGGTACAATTACCTCCAAATTTCAACAGCgtcccatttatttattttcttacttcAGTTTCAATGCTATAATATTCATCACTTTGAAACAACAGAAACCTTCTGTCTGTTTcgggtgcatacatttggagtTAAAAATGCTGAAAGTTTGACCGAGTTCCTTGTCAAAAGATTCGAGGCTGGCTGTGCGGGTTAGGAGTAGCAAAGCCGTACAAATGTTTGCGTCTCTCGGACAAAAGCTTTCCtcgtttttattgtttgttttgctctcGAGATAAAGTCCGTCAGGTTCAATCTGCTCTGTCTGAGCCGGCCGGCTATATGGCTTTGAGACGTCACACTGGGTCGCACACAAACATTCACTGACAAACTAGCGATCTATCTCACGTTTTACAGATGATTATCCAATTTACAGAGAAGATCTGTAAAAGCTTTTGCATGAATCAATATTAAACTATTCGCGTGCTGATGAAGATTTCAGCCTGAGGTCCCATATCAGAATCTTGTTGACACAGTATTGGCTGTGGTGGAACTGTGTAAAGGGTGACGCGCtgcttagcacgtccgcctcacagttcagagggtgcaggtttgattccaccgCTGGCCCtcgctgtgtggagtttgcatgttctccacgTGCCTACGTGGGTTttcccgggcactccggtttcctcccacttcccaaaaacatgcatagtaggctgattgagcactccaaattgcccctaggtgtgagtgcgagtacaaatggttgttcgtttctgtgtgccctgcgattggctggcaaccggttcagggtgttcccctcctactgctgggataggctccagcatacctacgacccttgtgaggaaaagcagttcagaaaatggatggatggatagaaacAAATCGGTCCTTTTTATTTGTTAACCACTAGTTGTTTTTATCACATGAAAGAAAAAGGTTTGTAGTGTTTTACTGAGAATCAACAGGAGGCCAAGAAACATGAAAAGAAGTACGCCCACGTTCCAGCGTCACTCCTCTCAAGTAATTTCTTTCTGTAATCCTCCTGACATCCTGTTACAATTGAAGCATTTAtgattgttagggtttgcagaatatcttcatcgtatgattatgttggaatataacctgtaataatttaactaagggtggtgctcactctaactatGATTGTGCTCTGACTCACCATGTTATGACAATAATTATTATTCAGACATGCAGGAtttagttaccgtattttccggactataaggcgcacctgagtataagtcgcaccagccataaaattcctgaaaaagtgaaaaaaaatacatatatatgtatataagtcgctcctgagtataagtcgccccacccccccacccaaactatgaaaaaaaccgcgacttatagtccgaaaattacggtacattgaaACATTATTTGAGTAACTTCGAAGAGTGTGCCCTATTTAAGACTGATAaatatgaatgaatgttgaatctGTCTTTCATGAAATCAAATAAGAAATGAATTCTCTTTGGAAAGAgatcattttaaaacaaacgCGACCATGTTTTCATTGGAAGCCCCTCACCTTCTCCACAAACACAAGCGGTTGCACGACTAGCCTCCTGCATCCCTTCAGGTTGTGCTTGTTTAGACAATATGACCACTTCTTCCTCTCAGTAGCAAGGCCAAGCGTGAAAGCGGTGCAGTTTTTACTGCTGTATGCTCATCAGCATTGTAAATGTCCTCATGGAAGTGAGTCATTGGAATGAAGGGCACATATAATGTGTGTCTGGACCTGTCTGTCCTTCTGGATTTCATGTTGACAGTGTTTGGCTCGAGCAGCCATACAGCAAGAAGAGACTGTGATGACCTGTCGCACTATCCCGCATCCGCCTGCCCTACTCAACGTTTTTACAACCATGACTTACTCACAGGCTTATCTTGATGCATTCCTGCtttgacacaaaaacaaaaagctctGTACATATTTACATAATTGCAGAATAAAGtgtagcaattttttttttaaatagctcgATCCCAATCTTGGTTTTGTTACGATTAGAGGTTCCAGTGTAATAATGAGGTACATAAAAGGGTATTTCCAAAGAAAATGAAGCAAAGTAGGATGACACGACTTTGTGCATGTCTGTCTGTGTGAGCCCACGCAGAGTCTAGTCCCAAGCAGACACCCACGCaacgcagcaacagcagcagcagcagcgacatAAGACGCATACCAAAGACATGGCATCATTTCATACATCGACGCTCAAGCGAGCTGGTTTTACTTAAACATGCCAAAAGACAAAGGGAACACCCTGTAGCTGGATCCAATGCCAATTTTACACTAGTTATATTTTCAGAGAGATATTTTCAGAACCGCAAGTTGAATTGCTTTTATCCAACAGGCTAATGGTTTTAAGcaaatgtttttcttccattctcttttcctctttgctAATCTATTCTCCATGTTTTCCTTCTAGTCTGCAGGAGCTTTGGACATTTTAGCTGCTTGGATCAGTCTAAACTTTTCCGAGTAACCCCATTGTCAATGTGAACAGTATAATATCAATTTTGTTCAATTTGACCCAGGGTTCTTTTTTGTATGTGGACAtaaatcagacatttattccATGTGATTGCTCCGCAGGCATTTCCCTGCAACAAGCAGAACAAAATGGTAATCTTTACAGAGAGTGTGTGTTCTGTAACCCAAGCGGTTTGGTTCTTTGCTCGGAGGTCCCGTCAGCGCATGTTATGGCATGTGAGTCCAATCTTTTGCTAAATATATTGTCAGAACAGCCGACCTTGTGGAGCATTGAGCTTCTCTTTCAATAGTCAGCGTACAGTGAATTGCTTTTTGTTGTTCTAGTCTGGTTTCTGGACAGGCAGTAATTGTTTTGATCTTATTTTCAGATTATAGTCTTGTAAAAGGCAATGGTCGGAAATGCCGTGATGACATTTGATATCACACATATGTCCAGTGTGGTTCATGATTGATGAGGCACTGAATCGTCcaatgtattatttaaaaatagcaaccaaaaacaaaacatcagccTATATTGCCATTTTGATAGAAAGAAACAGATTGCCTCAGGAATTGTGGTTAAAGAAGCAACTAGGTTTGCACGTCCTCAACGTCCTTGATTCAAATGATCGTTATCAGGCTTGTGCAAAGCTTGCTggtgagctgatcatttgaattaggTTTGTGGAAGTAGGGATGGACTTGATTCAGGCTGCATGGAGGCTTTCAAGGACCAGCCTTTGTCAAACAATATTGCAACCCTGCTGCTTCCCTCAGCAAACTCGACACTAACTGTGGTCTCACTTCTCTCCCTTGTGCAGGTCTCTGGATGGCCGTCTGCAGGTATCGCACAGAAAAGGTCTGCCCCACGTTATCTACTGTCGTTTGTGGCGTTGGCCCGACCTCCAGTCCCACCATGAACTGCGGGCGGTGGAGTTGTGCGAGTACGCCTTTCACACAAAGAAGGACGAGGTGTGCGTCAATCCCTACCACTACCAGAGAGTGGAGACTCCAGGTAAGATTTCCATCaggcacattttgtttttgtttgggttACTTTCTCATGCGTCTGTGTGTCCATCATACAGTCCTCCCGCCTGTGCTGGTGCCCAGACACACGGAAATCCCCAGTGAATTTCCACCTCTGGATGACTACAGCCATTCAATACCTGAAAATACCAACTTCCCTGCTGGCATTGAACCCCAGAGTAACTATATACCAGGTAGAGCAATCGACCTACAAAGAAGGCACATGCTGCACTCGCATGGGATTCTTTTATGCTGTGTATTGTTAAGGCCAATCATTCATCCATGTGGTGCTACTGATTCATGCTAGTTTTTACACAGAGAAAGTCAAACAAACATATAGGGcacaagtgtcaaactcaaggcccggaggccagatacggcccgccacatcattttatgtggcccgcgaagacaaattgtgcataatattcgtgtgtcattactagaattgcaaattatcttcacttttaaaaatagcttttttttttttatgtttgaccagtttttactagtctgatttgaaaacgagttatttgtcagtttgtcttgtagcttatactgtatataatatgaggtgctcatacatttatttgggttgaccctccaaaagaaactatgactacaatgcggcctgcgaaaaTATATTAGTTTGATACCCCCGATTTAGGGTGTGAAAAGGAAAttcctgtcatttttttaaaagactTCATAGCATGGCACCATCAAATGTACGGTGCTTGACTGTCTGCCAGTgatatgtacgtatatttaAATGAGATCGGTGAGATGGCGTTTGTTTGCATGGTCAGAAACGCCACCCCCAGGCTACCTCAGTGAGGATGGCGAGACCAGCGACCACCAGATGACCCACAGCATGGACACAGGCTCACCAAACCTATCGCCCAATCCTGTTTCCCCCACACACAATAACTTGGGTAAGGACTGTGTTTGAgtgtttctttgttttcttttcagtctGTCCGCCTTCACTCGCAGACAAATGTTGTGATAGAACGTCTCCCCAGTGGGAAAGCCGCGTTTGATTTGACTCCTTTTTTGTAAGAGGAAACCAGGTGATGAAAGagccttttgttttccttgcaccGTGTGAGCTGTGAAACAGCCAAGATAGCATTCCGGCCACACAGACATCAGTGACAATATGCCTTGTTTATCCAATCAGGACGGAAAACAGCGGGGGTTTTGGCAGCGTGTTTCCATTCATGAAAGTAGAGGACAAAATGTTGCAAATGACCAGAACCAGAGGAATTTTTTTGCAAGTGTCATTAAATTTGACCATTTCTGGCTCCAAATGACCAGAACCAGAGGATATTTTCGGAAGTATCATATAATTTGACCATTTCTGGCTCCGGTGTCCCAACAGTGAGACTTGAGTTTCCACTATTAGTAGTCTAGTAAAAGCTTCTGGGACACAGCAGATGATATTGAAATGGTGTGACGCAAGCTCAGTATAATGTCTTCCACACTTTGTGTTTTGTGTCTCCATGTTCATGTGGTCCTCATCATCACTGTGCTTTGTTGTGGCTCCTCTGTCGCTCTCTGGAACTGACTTATTCTGAAACATTGTGACCTTAAGCTTGTTCTACAGTGTAGagtcggggggaaaaaaaaggaaaaacagacaaCACACTGTGGTGCTCCATTTTGTCATGGACATGAGATCCAGAAAAGCAAATGTGGATTCATGTATTGACCACGAATGGACGTATTTCATGTCGTTCATTGTGGCTTGTGCTGATCTCAGATCTCCAGCCTGTGACATATTGTGAGCCAGCCTTCTGGTGCTCCATTTCCTACTACGAGCTGAACCAGCGAGTAGGAGAGACTTTCCACGCCTCGCAGCCCTCGCTGACGGTAGACGGTTTCACCGACCCTTCCAACTCTGAGCGTTTCTGCCTGGGCCTCTTGTCTAACGTCAACCGCAATGCTGCAGTGGAGCTAACGCGCAGACATATCGGTAGGCCTGCCCTGCTGGATGGCGCCGTTACTGCCACAGCCGGATTAATTGATCGTTGACATTTGACACCGTCTCGCTCGTATCTTCTTGCCACTATTTGCCTGAGGACTCTTTGCTTCTTTTGAGGTCGCGGAGTACGACTGTATTACATCGGAGGAGAAGTGTTCGCCGAGTGTCTCAGCGACAGCGCCATCTTTGTGCAGAGCCCCAACTGTAACCAGCGCTACGGCTGGCACCCTGCCACCGTCTGCAAGATCCCTCCAGGTGAGTCCAGGACAGAGAAGAGATCGGCATGGAATCAAGGAAgaaaaagggagggaaggtgcTCATACGTCCATCTTGATAATTAGACTTATCATGCACAATATAACTTTCGATaactttatttaaatattttttattgtgcTACATTTCTATTTAAATGTGCTGTATTCTTGATAATTGAAAAACAACTGGTTTGAAAATTGACGGAGCTTACTTCAATTTgctcaaaataataaaaaaaaaacacacataaaaaaaactacCATTGTTTACCGTCATAGTTTCAGGGAAAATCATTCTGGAAAAATTtgctctggtgaggttggcaagCATTGCATTGGAATCTGAGATCAGGCCCTTTTGTGTGTTCCGGCTTCCTCCAACATTCCATCGGCATGTGTGTCAAGTGTAATGAAGACTCTTCAGATTGCCCATTATCTGTCTGTTGCTGGAATTGTCACCCGCGACTGTCtttgacaaaacaaacacatttttcactgcATGAATAGTTTGTTGATATGTTTTGACCATCAAATATACTTTGAAACATTCCCTGAGGCAAGAATCACTTGCATGCTTTCCGCTCTTTTCGCTCTTCTGTCAGGCTGTAATCTGAAGATCTTCAACAACCAGGAGTTTGCTGCTCTGCTGGCGCAATCTGTCAACCAAGGTTTTGAGGCCGTCTACCAACTCACCAGGATGTGCACTATTCGCATGAGTTTTGTGAAGGGTTGGGGGGCTGAATACAGGTAAGTTGTCGATCATTTACTGTGCAAGGCTGCATTTGTAATTAAATATCATCCGAATGTACATTCGTAGTATCTTAAGTTAATAAGGGAAATAAATGTGGAGGTTATCCTCAATTAAGTCAATGCAGAGAGGAGTCTAATATCGGACTTCAGGGCTTCCTTTATTAGATTTGTATTAGATTTTAAGAGGGATCTTTATACTGTATGTAGTTGACTAAAAATCCAGATATGCAGCAACTGTGTTTGCAATCATTTACTCATTTCCGACTTCCTAATCATGTGGATTTTTAAAAAGTGGACTACGTGGCTCACTAATGATGTTTCTCAAGAGGACATTAGAATACCTCAGTGGATGCATGCCAGAGACCATCTTCCCCCGCTCTCAGACGTCTTCTGGTTTCCCTCAATAAGGCCGGCTAttttcaaacaaacacacatggaCTGTGTCAAAAAGAGATGTCTACGGTTCCCTCCCACTTTTCCACGGTGTCTGACTCATTGATAGTAAGAATGATTAGCGCCCACGGGGGAGATGCTATTGTGCCGGGAGTGGCGGCGTTCCAGCTCGGTCATGTGGAGACACTTAAAAACAGGATTCTGACAACTAAACCAGCCGTGGCCTCCCGCTTCTCCATCTCAACCCACACCTCACTATCGCTTTCTTCAGCTGAATGATTAAAATCTTCTGTCCGCGCTCTATTCTCTAAATTTATtgagaggaaaggaaaaaaggaTTGTGACGATAACATTTacgagctgtttttttttttgttattcttgTATCATCTTCTCTGCCAGAGTAGTAAAAGCTCATTCATTCAACTGGATCTGTTTGCAGGCGACAGACGGTGACCAGCACCCCCTGCTGGATCGAGCTGCACCTGAACGGCCCCTTGCAGTGGCTGGACAAGGTGCTCACGCAGATGGGCTCCCCCAGCATCCGCTGCTCCAGCGTCTCCTAGGGAACCCAAATACGGTAGAGactgaaaacaacaaaatgatCCTTCAGTGACCCACAAGCCTGCTCTTCCCCCCCTTACCAACTGTCAgtagcacttttttttaatatactggACATGTTTGATTTTTGTGTGGCAAAAGGGGACAAGTGCATTAAAGTAAGACCATGTTAGTATGAACTCTGCTTGTTGATTGTTCTTGTCACTTCTCAGCAAGGAGGTGTTTTGTTGTTCAATTAAGAGATTCATTTATTGATTTTGTTCAATTGTTTTAATATTGTACATACAGTATGGCACATTGTATTGTTGAAGAAAGAATCGCTGTCTTTAAAATCTTGTTTAACCTCCTATTATTTGGCTGTCTGATGAGTGTaccatttttccccccaaaattttAAAACCAGGTGTCTCAGAAACATATTGGACATACTTCCTATTACCCTAATGATATTTGGAACTGATTATCTGCACGACAGATAGAGTGGTGGCTAGATAGATAGTAGCTCCGCCCCTGCTGTTAACGCAGCCTTTGCTACTGACACTCCGATTGCTCACGTCATAAAACCTTGTTGTGTTGGCTCATAATTGTCAATAAGGACACCAGAGTCATCTCACATGGcttaatatttgtatttgtgtagACAGTGCAGTTGCTTCCCTACTTTATATTCATGTTTAAACTCTCAGGACTGTAAAAAACACAGCCTCATTATATACAGAAACCAGGGGAAAAGATTGTCCTTACCCCGAATGACTTCTATTTTTCTGGTCAGAGACTTTTTCTCCATTAAGCTTTTGATAAAGGGAAAGGTTTTGATGGCAGCATGTAAATAATAACAGCTCAGCTCAATTTTTATTTGTACTATATCATttatattgttgtttttgaccatTTTACCTTTGTAATGTCATAAGGTGATCAAAGATGGATGAGAAATACTCAGTCTTAGCTTTACTTCTTGCAGGGAGTTCATTTACTTCCAAAATGAACACTCCATTACCGGAACACAGATAAGATACAAAACCTTCTTAGataatactgtattttccggattataaattgctccagagtacaagtcgcaccagccttaaaatgcataataaagaagaaaaatatataagtcacactggagtataagtcgcattttggggggaaatttatttgataaaatccaatatCAAGAACGGacgtgtcatcttgaaaggctattttaaataaaaatagaatagaggcaacaacaggctgaataattgtacggtatgctaacattacatgacacataaacaacaaactgAGAATGACAGAATGCCTGGTATGTTAACATagcatattaagagttattcagataactatagcataaataacatgctaacaagtttaccatACCGTCCGTGtaactccaaatcactaaatccaatgaaatcttcattctcgatgtcacttttaaacaatcCGCTAACTCCGTCAGTAGAAGATGCTGCGCTTCTTCTACATGGCTTGcgtcagactcattgtcagttgcagttccaattattccacagacctTAAGTGCCCTCTTGctgtttagtgtgaaaataacatgtgaaatgatataatgtgttaataatttcccacataagtcgctcctgagtataagtcgcactcccgaccaaacatgaaaaaaaccctgccacttatagtctggaaaatacggcatTCGTCTTCATAAATACGTACAACTTTGGAATTAATCCCTGCCCAATGGTGCTAATATTTAACATTATTGGGACGTAAACGGGTGATGATGATCAAACCCTGTCAGTGTTCAGTTTGTTTCAGAAAAGTAGCATCTACCAATCTGAGACTATGACTCCTTTTTGTGGTGTCACTGATCGCCTCAGTACAAGTCCTTAAAGGGCTTTTATTAGACCCGCTAATCCGAGAAAGATTCTTTGTACACTCATTAGTTACTATGTTTGAGCGTTTCCAAATTGCTCACTTTATTAGTTCATCTGTAATAGTTATGATTTTGCTTCATTTTGAATCTCTGGTATACAATTATGTCCATTATGTTCTCTTGTTTAGAAAAAGAATGATGTGTTGCTTTATACATTTGTTTTatctataaaataaaatatataccgtatagCTTGTGATTCTTGACAATCTAATTGACGATATAAAATACTACAGTTTTGTATACAGTATCTATCACCAGACCTATAattttacacccccccccccccccccccccagcaaagGCCTGATTGTACTGTTTCAAAAAGTCTATCCTATGCAATGAAAGTGTTCACGTGATTCTTACTCCCCAATTTGCTCATGAATCTGTCGACCAGCTGTCGTAATTGTTAAACCTGTTCAATATTTTGGTTTGTTAATCCCTGTGTGGTTTACTGCACACCGCCGTTGGGCCGAGCCTCAGGGCATGCATGAGCTGGTCATCTGGAATACAACACACACGATCAAAgcaataagcatttttttcctcttcaaggTTGGTGTCTCTCACATTCAAAAACTTGGTATCCATGTAGTCTGTTAGTTACAGTGAAGTTgtaattccaaaaaaaaaagaatgggatGTTGAGCAAGGCTCAACGGCAGGAATTCGACACTCTGTCTGTAGACCTTTCAGATTTTAGTGGTCCATCTGCTTGACTGTGCAGTTTTGAGATTTCCTCAACCCCAGAGGCTACTTTGGCAGCATCCTCAGAAGCAAACAGAAACAATAATTACCGGCCCATAGCATGCAGACGCTCTTGTTTCTTGATGTGCTGCTGTGTGTTGGAGACTAATGAAAAGCATAACCATTCCTCCTGTCACAGACGCACCGCAGGGGTTAAGAATATGAATGCAGACTTTGTTCTGGTACCCTTGGGGTAAAAGAGACTGCACGCCCTACCAAACCACTTAGGTGATGGTTCAAATAGTTGGGCTGCTTGAGAAAAAAAGCTTGCAGAGCTGTTGCAGGAGAGGTAAACCTGTTGAACCTACCAGTATGTAATATTTTGATAAACTTGCCTCCAATTTGTATTAACTACAGCACCTAAATAATCTGATTGACTGACTTTTCATTACCAGAGATTAATTAAGTATGCAATAATGCTAATTTGTGACTGACACCAGCACTGAGGTACAAATTGAataatctattattattattattcatctaCCTTATTAAATGAATGTTTGTAAGTGCTACACTGACCTCTGCTGGCTGCAAAAATAAATCTGCGTGTGCCCAAATGCAATGCCGCTGCTACCGGAGGCCCAATTAGTTATTAGgtttaggaagaaaaaaacacaacacataGGACCAGGTTAGGTTTTGCTTTCCTTCCTTAATAATGAAAGCCACCATTTATAAAGTACTTTTGCATTCTCTTTTATTGTCTTTGATTAATATTTGAATTTCTCTAATGATGGCAAACATTGAGAAAAAAcatgccaaaaataaaaaatcaggaAGGAAGAAAACTGTATCACACCTCCccccaaatttatttatttattaattttttgttttgtttaattttcATTGCAGTCCAAACAGAAAGATCTTTTTGGTCACATTCATGACAAAAGATTTGTCAGACTTTTCCTCACATACTCCTTTTGGACATGCAGCAACATGTCACTAGAGCGTGCAATTCAATTTTCTTGTGACAGTCACACACTTATTCGAGACATTCTTGCGTACTACAAGTGAAATAACCAGAAAGGGCAAACGTTTCATCGCTCTCCATCATTTATCACTGCAACGTTGAAAAATGATCACAGGCGGGTCTTGTGTGCATCCTTGTGATTACAACTAATTGGGACTAAATGTGCATCACATGTTTTGAACAGTCTGTTGAATCAATAGAAATGAAGTGTGTACTCATAAGCACACGAGATGCATAATCATTTGTAACGTAATGCATATCAACCCTTTATGAGATTTGTAAATGAAGCTGGATTTTAATGTTGCAAAGTCGCAAACTGTTCATCCTCTACAGTTCACAATATTTTCTAATTTTTGGGATTGGCTGTAGTTACAGTGCTCTACTTGCACATATTGAAACCTAATTAGATTCTCTTTTCACTTGTCTTCATTAGGGTTGCGGCTCTTCTGGAGCCTATTCTAAGTGACTTGCAATAAAGCAGATAAGAGCAAGAAATCAGCATTGAATTGTCATGAGAAGAACACATCATGAGAGCATTACATTGAGGGATAAAACCGAAGAAATAACGTGGGAGCGAAGGAAACATATACTTACTGACATCCATGGGCTGTCAGCACTCTGATTAATGGTGCTTGGAATCCGTGCTTGGTGGAAAGGTGT
Coding sequences:
- the smad3a gene encoding mothers against decapentaplegic homolog 3a, which produces MSILPFTPPIVKRLLGWKKGEQNGQEEKWCEKAVKSLVKKLKKTGQLDELEKAITTQNINTKCITIPRSLDGRLQVSHRKGLPHVIYCRLWRWPDLQSHHELRAVELCEYAFHTKKDEVCVNPYHYQRVETPVLPPVLVPRHTEIPSEFPPLDDYSHSIPENTNFPAGIEPQSNYIPETPPPGYLSEDGETSDHQMTHSMDTGSPNLSPNPVSPTHNNLDLQPVTYCEPAFWCSISYYELNQRVGETFHASQPSLTVDGFTDPSNSERFCLGLLSNVNRNAAVELTRRHIGRGVRLYYIGGEVFAECLSDSAIFVQSPNCNQRYGWHPATVCKIPPGCNLKIFNNQEFAALLAQSVNQGFEAVYQLTRMCTIRMSFVKGWGAEYRRQTVTSTPCWIELHLNGPLQWLDKVLTQMGSPSIRCSSVS